In the genome of Laribacter hongkongensis DSM 14985, the window GTTCTTGACCAGCCGCTGGGCGTAATCGGCCGGGATGTACGGGCTCGGCTTGGCGACGCCGGGCATGGCCACCACGGCAAAGTTCTTTTCGTACAGTTCGTTGGCCTCGCGGCTGGCGGCAAAATCGGCCAGCTTCTGCGCGGCGGCGAGGTTCTTCGTACCCTTCATGATCGCCGTGGCTTCGATGTCCCAGCCCAGCCCTTCCTTCGGGTACACCAGATCGATCGGCGCGCCCTTGTCCTTCAGTTGGGCGCCCCGGTATTCAAACGAAATCCCGATCGGATATTCGCCCGAAGCGGCCATCTTGCAGGGCTTGGAACCGGAATGGACGTACTGCGCCATGTTCACGTGCAGGCGGTCCATGTAGTCCCAGCCCTTCTTGTCACCGAAGTGCTGCAACCACGCCGACACGTCCAGAAAACCGGTGCCGCTGGAAGCCGGGTGCGGCATGACGATCTGGCCTTTGTAGACCGGGCGAGTCAGGTCTTCCCAGCTTTCCGGCTTCGGCAGGCCTTTTTTGGCAGCCTCGACCGTGTTGAAGCACACGGTGGCCGCCCACACGTCCATGCCGACCCAGCGCGGCGGCTGGTGGCTGTCGACATAACGCTTGTCGAGTGCCGCCAGTCCCTTGGGCGCATAGGGCTGCAACATGCCCTGCTGGTCGAGCTGCATCAGGCTGGTGGCTGCCAGCCCCCACACCGCGTCAGCCTGCGGGCGGGCCTTTTCCGCGATCAGCCGGGCGGTGATGATGCCGGTCGATTCGCGCACCCAGCGGATCTGCACATCCGGGTTGGCTTTTTCAAAAGCTTCCTTGTAGGACTTGAGCTGGTCCGGTTCCAGCGCGGTATAGACGGTCAGGGTGGTGGCAGCGGCTGCCGACATCGACAGGGCAATGCCGCCAGCAGCGAACAGGGACTTGAGCAACATGGACAACGCTCCTTGTGTAGACGTATAGACATTTAAGGACGGACATTGCGGCCGGCAGATATCCGATACGCCTACTCTAGAGCGTGTCCGTTACAACGCCGTGATGGGTTGATGACAATGCGAGGACAGCCACGCCACCAGCTCGGCGCCCGCCACGGCCAGTTCGCCGTCATTGCACAGCACCCGGCAATCCGCCGGCGGCCGGAATCCGGCCGAGGCCGCCAGCCGGGCAGCAATGTCATCGGCGCTTTCGCGTCCGCGGGCTGCCAGCCTGGCTGCCAGCACGGCGGGGCTGGCGGTAATCCAGAGCGGTTTCAGCCCCGGAAAACACTGGCGGGCCTGCGGCAGCGCGGCGCGGGAACCGTTCACCACCACCACCAGCCCGGCAGCCAGCCAGTCCGTCACTTCGCAGCCCAGCCCGTAGGCCAGCCCGTTGCGCCGCCAGCTCAGGGCAAAGCAGCCGTGCGCTTCGCGCAGGGCAAATTCCGCCTCGCTGAGTGCCACATGGTTTTCGCTGCCGGCAGTCGCCGGCCGGGTGATGTAGCGGTGGGCAAACACCAGCGGCTGCCCGGCCAGCCGTTCGCGCGCATAGCCGAGCAGGCTGTCCTTGCCGGCGCCCGACGGCCCCATCACGTAGATCAACTGCCCCGTTTCAGTCCGCATTGACGTACTCCCGGCCATCAAAGCCATACCAGGCGGCATAGCGGAAAGCCGCCCCCGCTTCCGGTTCGACAAACAGGGCCAGCCCTTCCACCGGCTGGTACAGGGCACCGTCAAAGTGGGCTGCAGCCCGGGCAAGCCATGACGGGATGTCCACTTCGTCCAGCTGGCTGGTCAGGGTGAAATGGCAGCGATAGCACTCGAATACATACGGATACCCCCAGCGCCGGCACAGTTCGGCCTCGCGCGCCGACAGGCCGGTGCGCAGCGGTGCCGGTGCTGCCAGCGCATCCAGCGCCAGCAGCGCCGCTGTTGCCAGTTCTGCCACCTGCGACTGCCCGGATACCGGACGCAAGGCTGCAAAGCCGTTGAGCGTTGCAGGCGCCAGCGTCAGCCCGAACGTGGCAAAACGCCGGGCCAGCGTGCGGAGCGTGGCATGAACGGCTGCCTCACTCGCACCTTCTGCAAGGGCGAACGGAGCACGCAGCGTGGCATGCCAGCCATAACGGGCAGCGGCAGCCACCCGGTCAGCATCGGCAGCAGACCACCCCGAAGGCAGAGCCACCGGCCGGTTCAGCCAAGCATCGCGCCCCAGCCAGGCCGAACCCAGTTGCCAGAAGCGGCTGGCCGGTGGTGGCGCAAGATAGACCGCGTAGCGCATCAGCCTTCCT includes:
- a CDS encoding putative 2-aminoethylphosphonate ABC transporter substrate-binding protein, whose protein sequence is MLLKSLFAAGGIALSMSAAAATTLTVYTALEPDQLKSYKEAFEKANPDVQIRWVRESTGIITARLIAEKARPQADAVWGLAATSLMQLDQQGMLQPYAPKGLAALDKRYVDSHQPPRWVGMDVWAATVCFNTVEAAKKGLPKPESWEDLTRPVYKGQIVMPHPASSGTGFLDVSAWLQHFGDKKGWDYMDRLHVNMAQYVHSGSKPCKMAASGEYPIGISFEYRGAQLKDKGAPIDLVYPKEGLGWDIEATAIMKGTKNLAAAQKLADFAASREANELYEKNFAVVAMPGVAKPSPYIPADYAQRLVKNDFGWAARQRDSILREWSRRYESKSEPKP
- the phnN gene encoding phosphonate metabolism protein/1,5-bisphosphokinase (PRPP-forming) PhnN produces the protein MRTETGQLIYVMGPSGAGKDSLLGYARERLAGQPLVFAHRYITRPATAGSENHVALSEAEFALREAHGCFALSWRRNGLAYGLGCEVTDWLAAGLVVVVNGSRAALPQARQCFPGLKPLWITASPAVLAARLAARGRESADDIAARLAASAGFRPPADCRVLCNDGELAVAGAELVAWLSSHCHQPITAL
- a CDS encoding DUF1045 domain-containing protein, which codes for MRYAVYLAPPPASRFWQLGSAWLGRDAWLNRPVALPSGWSAADADRVAAAARYGWHATLRAPFALAEGASEAAVHATLRTLARRFATFGLTLAPATLNGFAALRPVSGQSQVAELATAALLALDALAAPAPLRTGLSAREAELCRRWGYPYVFECYRCHFTLTSQLDEVDIPSWLARAAAHFDGALYQPVEGLALFVEPEAGAAFRYAAWYGFDGREYVNAD